From the genome of Terriglobales bacterium, one region includes:
- a CDS encoding (deoxy)nucleoside triphosphate pyrophosphohydrolase: MTRVVAGLITRNGDIVICQRTRHQSMPLKWEFPGGKIEFGEQPRDALRRELEEELGIQATIGDEVSRIVHTYPNGGTVELRFFVVSEYSGELENRIFRDVQWVNRSKLPEYDFLEADEPVVRDLAAGKLPLG; this comes from the coding sequence ATGACGCGTGTGGTTGCAGGACTGATTACGCGAAACGGCGATATCGTCATCTGCCAGCGCACCAGACATCAGTCGATGCCGCTGAAATGGGAATTCCCCGGCGGAAAGATCGAGTTCGGCGAGCAACCTCGTGACGCCTTGCGGCGTGAACTGGAGGAAGAGTTAGGGATCCAGGCAACGATCGGGGATGAAGTCAGCCGGATCGTGCATACGTATCCTAACGGCGGAACGGTGGAGCTACGCTTCTTCGTCGTAAGCGAGTACAGCGGCGAACTGGAGAACCGAATCTTTCGGGATGTTCAGTGGGTGAACCGCTCGAAGTTGCCGGAATACGATTTCCTAGAGGCCGACGAACCCGTCGTCCGCGACCTGGCTGCCGGCAAACTCCCTTTAGGCTAA
- a CDS encoding energy transducer TonB produces MANQVLTPPPVNEESFRRNPQPELNLLLGPEKLDEPMWRSLARQVHEKLFPEKLPPLQLTSRPVKVKDIWGDYNYKKKSAVGSTMLHAALIGGLIFLSVAGKKVVEVAKQEHVTLIAPDISQYLPISNKKNDTIGGGGGGGDRDKLVAPKGKLPKQSMEQITPPAMVIRNDHPKLPVEPSVVIPPQVKLNMARNMPNLGDPMSALPSGPPSNGTGSGGGIGAGSGGGVGVGEGPGVGQGRGGGIGGGVFRVGGGVSAPRALNTPDPDYSEEARKAKYQGTVVLWLIVDQNGRPRDVKVARSLGMGLDQKAIEAVRKWTFEPAMKDGKPVAVQINVEVNFRLY; encoded by the coding sequence ATGGCGAATCAAGTTTTGACACCTCCTCCCGTTAACGAAGAGAGCTTCCGTCGGAACCCGCAGCCGGAATTGAACCTGCTGCTTGGGCCAGAAAAGCTGGACGAGCCCATGTGGCGGTCGCTGGCGAGACAAGTCCACGAAAAACTGTTCCCTGAGAAGCTACCCCCGCTTCAACTGACCTCGCGGCCAGTTAAAGTCAAAGACATCTGGGGCGACTACAACTACAAGAAGAAAAGCGCAGTGGGCAGCACGATGCTGCATGCCGCCCTCATCGGCGGACTGATCTTTTTGTCCGTGGCTGGCAAGAAAGTGGTTGAAGTCGCCAAGCAGGAGCACGTCACCCTGATTGCGCCGGACATCAGCCAGTACCTGCCGATCTCGAACAAGAAGAACGACACGATTGGCGGCGGCGGTGGCGGCGGCGACCGCGACAAACTCGTTGCGCCGAAGGGTAAGTTGCCCAAGCAGTCGATGGAGCAGATCACGCCTCCAGCGATGGTCATTCGAAACGACCATCCGAAGCTGCCGGTAGAGCCATCGGTGGTCATCCCTCCCCAGGTGAAGTTGAACATGGCGAGGAACATGCCGAACCTCGGCGATCCGATGTCCGCATTGCCTTCAGGACCACCTTCGAACGGAACGGGTTCGGGCGGCGGTATTGGCGCGGGTAGCGGCGGTGGCGTTGGCGTCGGCGAAGGGCCTGGCGTCGGCCAAGGCCGTGGCGGCGGTATCGGCGGCGGCGTGTTCCGCGTCGGCGGTGGCGTCTCTGCGCCACGTGCACTGAACACTCCTGATCCGGATTACTCGGAAGAAGCTCGTAAGGCCAAGTATCAGGGCACGGTTGTCCTTTGGTTGATTGTGGACCAGAACGGTCGTCCGCGAGACGTGAAGGTGGCCCGGTCGCTCGGTATGGGACTGGATCAGAAAGCAATCGAAGCAGTTCGCAAATGGACGTTTGAGCCTGCCATGAAGGATGGAAAACCCGTGGCGGTTCAGATCAACGTGGAAGTGAACTTCCGACTCTACTAG
- a CDS encoding GAF domain-containing protein, with translation MPLRTEFDVVRDLKSAARTAPTVHVLMATICHTLAHRLSGYNWVGFYMLDQSDPNTLVLGPFVGAQTPHTRIPLNQGICGAAVSQGQTIIVDDVNADPRYLACSLETKSEIVAPVSVHGKIVGELDIDSHEPGRFKAEDRELVEKCAQIVGEYLEQRSR, from the coding sequence ATGCCGCTCAGGACAGAATTCGATGTAGTTCGCGATCTCAAGTCCGCGGCGCGAACTGCGCCGACGGTTCACGTGCTGATGGCGACGATCTGCCACACACTTGCGCACAGGCTATCCGGTTATAACTGGGTCGGCTTTTACATGCTGGACCAGTCCGATCCGAACACGCTTGTGTTGGGACCTTTTGTCGGCGCACAAACGCCTCATACCCGTATTCCTCTGAACCAGGGAATTTGCGGGGCTGCGGTCAGCCAGGGACAAACGATCATTGTCGACGACGTGAATGCCGATCCCCGATATCTCGCCTGCTCGCTCGAGACGAAGTCGGAGATCGTGGCACCCGTCTCCGTTCACGGGAAGATCGTTGGAGAACTCGACATCGACAGCCACGAGCCAGGGCGATTCAAGGCCGAAGATCGCGAGTTGGTCGAAAAGTGCGCGCAGATCGTAGGCGAATACCTGGAGCAACGTAGCCGATGA
- a CDS encoding response regulator transcription factor, with protein sequence MRILIAEDDAPLATFLRKGLESEHYAVDVASDGETACDLAVTYDYDLLLLDLNLPKRDGLSVLHQVRGVKESVPILVLTGRSKVEDRVATLDQGADDYVIKPFSFSELSARVRALMRRGKLPQQTLLQVDDLVLDRVERRVERGGQRVDLTSKEFALLEYLMRNTGRCITRAMIIEHVWNISFDTSTNVVDVYINYLRRKIDESATRKLIHTVRGVGYLLSHTEVPHA encoded by the coding sequence ATGAGAATTCTCATCGCTGAAGACGATGCGCCGCTGGCTACGTTCCTGCGCAAGGGACTTGAGTCCGAACACTATGCGGTGGATGTAGCTTCCGATGGCGAAACAGCGTGCGATCTCGCTGTCACTTACGACTACGATTTGCTCCTGCTGGACCTGAACCTGCCGAAACGCGACGGCCTCAGCGTGCTGCATCAGGTACGAGGAGTGAAAGAAAGCGTTCCCATCTTGGTTCTGACTGGGCGCTCCAAGGTGGAGGATCGCGTGGCAACGCTGGACCAGGGAGCGGACGACTACGTGATTAAGCCGTTCTCGTTTTCAGAACTATCGGCCCGCGTCAGGGCCTTGATGCGGCGCGGAAAGCTGCCACAGCAAACTTTGCTACAGGTGGACGACCTCGTTTTAGACCGCGTTGAGCGTCGGGTGGAAAGGGGCGGCCAACGGGTGGATCTAACCTCCAAGGAGTTCGCTCTTCTCGAATACCTGATGCGCAACACTGGGCGCTGCATTACCCGCGCGATGATTATTGAGCACGTCTGGAACATCTCTTTTGACACGAGCACGAATGTGGTCGACGTCTACATCAACTACCTGCGCCGAAAAATAGACGAGAGCGCCACACGCAAGCTGATTCATACCGTCCGGGGAGTCGGCTATCTGCTGAGCCACACTGAGGTCCCGCATGCCTAG
- a CDS encoding LytTR family DNA-binding domain-containing protein yields the protein MSTVKALIVEDERLAANALHRMLLTDPEIHVVGIASDGNSAVQKIESLKPDLVFLDIEIPEMNGFDVIDAVGIDNMPIVIFVTAYDRYTLRAFEVHALDYLLKPFEEARLAGALSRAKKELEFRRTYQRSRLSGFMESMVERRGLKRFPIKSAGRTVFIQLDEIDYLEAAGNYVRLHSGGNEYLTRDTMSSFESKLSDSDFIRIHRSVIVNRKRIKELRPWFTGEYVVILTTGKELTLSRGYRDRLPLLLAPA from the coding sequence ATGAGCACAGTAAAAGCACTAATTGTCGAAGACGAGAGACTGGCAGCAAATGCGCTGCATCGCATGTTGCTCACCGATCCCGAAATTCACGTCGTGGGCATCGCCAGTGATGGAAATAGCGCCGTCCAGAAGATTGAGTCACTGAAGCCCGACTTGGTTTTCCTCGATATCGAGATACCGGAGATGAACGGCTTTGACGTCATCGATGCCGTTGGGATCGACAACATGCCGATCGTGATCTTCGTGACAGCATACGATCGCTACACCCTGCGCGCATTCGAAGTTCATGCTCTCGATTACCTGTTGAAGCCCTTCGAAGAAGCGCGTCTTGCGGGAGCTCTTTCACGGGCGAAAAAGGAGCTGGAATTCCGGCGCACGTACCAGCGTTCCCGGCTGTCCGGGTTCATGGAGAGCATGGTGGAGCGTCGTGGCCTGAAGCGGTTCCCGATCAAGTCGGCTGGCCGGACGGTCTTCATCCAACTGGACGAGATCGACTACCTGGAAGCTGCGGGCAACTACGTTCGGTTGCACAGCGGCGGAAACGAGTACCTGACTCGCGACACGATGAGTTCCTTCGAGTCGAAGCTGTCCGACTCGGATTTCATCCGTATTCATCGGTCGGTCATTGTGAACCGGAAGCGGATCAAGGAGCTCCGGCCGTGGTTTACGGGGGAATATGTGGTGATTCTCACCACAGGCAAGGAACTCACGTTGAGTCGGGGATATCGCGACAGGTTACCGTTGCTCTTGGCCCCAGCTTAA
- a CDS encoding PAS domain S-box protein: protein MQKKSPHAGRRGELPPPSPNLSEDILNVIQAMVLVANGDGQIVYASPSVERILGYTPAEVLGDSYWELPLTNDAEARARHHVEIMRIARGELPPQSVPYPTPLISKSGEERWILWHDAKGPGDLIIGAGQDITELRRTEQALEQSAKEFRAVFESSSDGLLITDSGWMYVEVNHAAEKIFGIPRADIIGKVQGTLLTSSVNVEQFRATAIQGGQYSVETEFRCPDGKTRHIGLSLVPNFRDAHHLFIMRDLTERRELELQLMQAQKLEAVGRLAGGVAHDFNNMLTAIRGYAELLLRNSPEGKERRYVEGIMGAATRAAETTSQLLAFSRRQVLQPKVLSISDTVLKTIDLLNRIMREDIRLITILDPDAGNIMVDPGQFSQILMNLAVNARDAMPNGGKLIIETHAVYLDDDYARTHVQVSPGWYSLLAVTDTGTGIAAEVRDHIFEPFFTTKPQGEGSGLGLSTVYGIVKQSRGFIWVYSEPGEGSTFKIYLPMTSPEGQSAQKLGAAPHKLLVIEDDDVIRSLVVTVLREQGHTVLEAADGEQALAACQSFEGIIDLVITDVTAPRLSGEDLMGFFAVRYPKVKIIHISGFPREHLTNSHSVPLEAHFLAKPFSMKQLLAKVEEALKGGQESGPRE, encoded by the coding sequence ATGCAGAAAAAGAGTCCACACGCAGGCCGTCGCGGCGAACTCCCGCCGCCTTCGCCCAATCTCTCCGAAGACATCCTGAACGTAATCCAGGCAATGGTTCTCGTTGCCAACGGCGACGGCCAGATTGTCTACGCAAGCCCGTCGGTCGAGAGAATTCTTGGATACACTCCGGCAGAGGTGTTGGGCGACAGCTACTGGGAACTGCCACTCACCAACGACGCCGAAGCGCGCGCGCGGCATCATGTAGAGATCATGCGAATCGCACGCGGTGAGTTGCCGCCTCAGAGTGTCCCCTATCCAACGCCACTCATCAGCAAGTCAGGAGAAGAGCGCTGGATTCTTTGGCACGACGCGAAGGGACCGGGGGATCTGATCATTGGCGCCGGACAGGACATCACGGAGCTTCGACGCACCGAACAGGCACTCGAACAATCCGCGAAGGAATTCCGGGCCGTTTTTGAAAGCTCATCCGACGGGCTGCTGATCACCGATTCGGGTTGGATGTATGTGGAAGTGAATCACGCTGCCGAGAAGATATTCGGCATTCCGCGCGCCGACATAATCGGTAAAGTCCAGGGGACGCTACTCACCTCAAGCGTCAACGTTGAGCAGTTCCGGGCTACAGCAATTCAGGGCGGCCAATATAGCGTCGAAACCGAGTTTCGCTGTCCCGACGGAAAGACCCGTCACATTGGTCTGTCGCTTGTACCGAATTTTCGCGATGCGCATCACCTGTTCATCATGCGCGACCTTACCGAGCGGCGTGAACTGGAGTTGCAGTTGATGCAGGCGCAGAAGCTGGAAGCCGTTGGCCGTCTGGCTGGCGGCGTGGCGCACGACTTCAACAACATGCTTACCGCGATTCGTGGCTATGCGGAACTGCTGCTGCGGAATTCTCCGGAAGGGAAGGAGCGCAGATACGTGGAAGGCATCATGGGCGCCGCGACACGTGCCGCGGAGACCACCAGCCAGTTGCTCGCCTTCAGCCGCCGACAGGTGCTGCAACCGAAAGTCCTCAGTATCAGCGACACCGTTCTCAAGACGATTGATCTCCTGAATCGCATTATGCGGGAAGATATCCGGCTCATCACCATCCTCGATCCCGACGCGGGAAACATCATGGTTGACCCCGGCCAGTTTTCGCAGATCCTCATGAACCTGGCTGTGAACGCTCGCGATGCCATGCCCAATGGAGGCAAACTGATCATTGAGACGCACGCGGTCTATCTCGATGATGACTACGCGCGCACGCATGTTCAGGTTTCTCCCGGATGGTATTCGTTGCTCGCCGTGACCGACACGGGTACGGGCATTGCCGCAGAAGTCAGAGACCATATCTTCGAACCGTTTTTTACGACCAAACCGCAGGGCGAAGGATCGGGTCTGGGGCTTTCCACGGTCTACGGCATCGTGAAGCAGAGTCGGGGATTTATTTGGGTGTACAGCGAGCCCGGCGAGGGCTCTACATTCAAGATCTACCTGCCGATGACCAGCCCAGAAGGACAGTCGGCGCAGAAACTCGGGGCGGCGCCACACAAGCTGCTGGTGATCGAGGATGACGACGTAATTCGCTCACTCGTAGTTACTGTTCTACGCGAGCAGGGTCACACTGTGTTGGAAGCGGCCGACGGCGAGCAGGCCCTCGCGGCGTGCCAGTCATTCGAGGGCATCATCGACCTGGTGATCACGGATGTAACCGCCCCGCGCTTAAGCGGCGAAGACCTGATGGGTTTCTTCGCCGTCCGGTATCCGAAGGTGAAGATCATTCACATTTCCGGGTTTCCGCGCGAACACCTTACAAACTCCCACTCGGTTCCTCTGGAAGCGCACTTCCTGGCAAAGCCGTTTTCGATGAAACAGTTATTGGCAAAGGTGGAGGAGGCTCTGAAGGGCGGCCAGGAATCGGGTCCTCGGGAATGA